The window AGCATCGAATTACGCAATTAGCTAGCAAGACGACCATATATAAACACTAAGGAAGTTGTCTTAGTTAATAATCTTGCGAGTAAAATGGCATTATTTTTGGGTCCTTATTTTTGTGCTCATATTTTAGAGGGAGGAGAAGTGTCCTTTTTTTTTTTTGAAATTAGAGGAGTAGTGTCCTGGAGAAAAGTATAGGGATGGGGGATGTCAGCTTTTGCTTTCCAAGGCTTTCTCTTTTTGAACAAGTTTGGGAGAATGACTGTCTGCTGAAGCTAAAGAATAACCAAGCATGTGTGATTGTTAGCTCATAGTGGATTGTGGAATCTATAAAGCACATCCAACATTTCCAGCACAAAAGAAACCAATTCTGATTAAACAATGCCCATCTAATTATACAAGTATGCTGCTGTGTTTAAACAAACCCATAACAGAACAAAAATTCTAACAGAGATCCTCATAGTGTCATAGGTCATTGTGGTGGGTGACCAAATCCACCATCAGTCTCATTGTCTCAAGCCACAAGTCCTCCTAGAGATTCTCACATTCTCAATTTCTTGAAAAAAGAACATGTTTTTGTAACTTTACTGAATGGCCAAGCTCAAGGAATGTTGGATTCCTCTTAGCTAGTCTGTCAAGCAAGGCATTCCCAAGTTCCACACAACCCTGACCATTTTGTACCAAAGATATGAGAATAATCCAATGAAATAACACACATATCTAGGTAAATGATATATATGACTCATGACGATTACCTCGAAAATAATTTGATTTCGTCTATAAACTTCAAGATTTTGTTTTGGAAACTTATCTTGCTCAAATGATGATTTTATAGTACGTTTTATTAATTATTCATCTCAATCTAAATTATAAATGATAAATTTTTGTTTTGACTTTTGACCACGAGATCTCGCTACTAAATTGCACTGATTGAATTAGTGAAAAACTTACGATCCCAAATTCTTGCAAACCCTCGATCCTTTCTTTTGAAGTAGCAAGTTGTAACCACCTCAATTGTTTTTAGGGGGTTTTGAGTGTAGCAGCAGCAATGGAATTTTTGAGAGTGACCTTTCTGTGCTAAATGCATGATTAACCTACTGTCTTGAATTTCCTATTTTCTCCTTTCCTTCTTTTGAATTCCTGTGTGCAAACTAGAGAGGGCAGTATATAATTGTATATTTTTTGTTCAGGGCCTCATGACTCAATGACAGGCATGCTTTGTTCTTTTTATACCACGAAAAGAAGTGGCTTTTTCTTGTGTCTGACACAAAGATTTCGGTGAATGGAGTTCACGCATGGAAAGCAAAAGGGTTCGGAGTTTTGAACATTCAACTTAAAGAAAAACTAAACCCAATTTGAGTTACTGTGGGGGTTTGAGTAGAGCTCTTTCAGTCTCTAGTTGTGTTTGAGAGAATGAGGATGAGAGGAGTTAAAGTTGCTCTATGTTTTGTGGCATTTGTGTGGTATTGGATTTGTGGGAATGGATTGCTTTCACCTAAAGGTGTAAACTTTGAAGGTAAAGTTTGGAACTTTGAAATTTTCTTCATTCATTTCATCATGTATTGCAAGAAAGGTGCATTCTTTTTGTAGCTTTAATGGTAGGAATGTGCAGAATCCTCATCTGGGTATTTTTCATCTCAGTTCAAGCTTTAATGGGTATAAAGGAAGCTTTGGAGGATCCTCATGGTGTTCTAGGTAATTGGGATTATGATGCTGTTGATCCATGTAGCTGGACTATGGTTACTTGCTCTCCTGAAAACCTGGTTGTTGGCCTGTAAGTCTTGCTTCAATTTCTTCTTGAAAGTTTTAAGTTCATGTTAGAGATAAAACGGTTGATAATCATAGAAATGATTAACTTATTTTGAAGTTAAAATGGTCTTTGTGCAGAGGAGTTCCAAGCCAGAATTTATCAGGCACTCTTTCTCCTAGCATAGGCAACTTAACAAATCTTCAGATTGTGTAAGTGTTTTTATCACAACTGGAAATTTTTATTCTTTTCAAGATTGCAATGGTTCTATTTTCATGGATTTTAATAAGGTGTGTTGGTGTGTACAGTCTCTTACAGAACAACAACATAACAGGACCAATCCCTCAGGAAATTGGGAAGCTCTCAAAACTTAAGACTCTTGATGTTTCCAGCAACTTCTTGACCGGGGGAATTCCCTCCTCTCTGGGTCACCTGAAAAGCCTCCAGTACTTGTAAGCATTTGAGGTCATTCCACATGAACTCAAGCATTTTCTCTATTTGTTTAAAATCTAATGTACATATTGTTTCAACTGGATTTAGGAGGCTCAACAATAACAGTCTCTCCGGAGCATTTCCAATGTCGTTGGCTAACATGACCACCCTTGCATTTCTGTAAATCTCTGAACCATTCCTACGTGTTGTGTTTGTATATATGTCATTGAACTGTGATTCTGATGTAGCTTTTGTGATTCTGTGGTTTTGTGCAATAGGGACCTGTCCTACAATAATCTGAGTGGCCCTGTGCCTAGATTTGCTGCCAAAACATTCAAGTAATCTTTCCTTCCTTCTCTCTGTAACTTAATAGAAAGTTTTTACTGATTACTAAATTATTCTCATTCCTCTTGTTAACTTTCATTCAGCATAGTTGGAAATCCGCTGATCTGTGCAACAAGGTCTGAAGCAGACTGCAACGGGATGGAACTGATGCCAATGTCCATGAACTTGAATAATACACAGGGTATGGAATTTGAATTATTTTGCTGTACTGAGAGTTCATAGAAATTTTCAACTGTTCACAGTTCACTGATTTATGATGCAGATGATACTTTTTTTTAATTCTAACTTCAGTTTATCTTTTCTTCTCAAGCTGCTGTTCCTGACAGACCTAAAAGTCGCAAAATGGCACTTGCTTTTGGTTTGAGCCTTGGATGCCTCTGCATGATTGTTCTTGGATTTGGATTATTTATATGGTGGAGGCAAAGGTGCAATAAACAGGCATTCTTTGATGTTAAAGGTACCTACTTTCTTGCTAGATGACAGCACATTATTAACAAAACCAATTATGTAAACAACATGTTTCACTGACTGGGAAACTAATTGGAGTAACGATTCCTGTGCTTGTGGTTATATTTCAGACAAGCATCATGAAGAAATTTCGCTTGGGAACTTGAAGAGATTTCATTTCAGAGAACTTCAGATTGCAACAAATAACTTCAGCAGCAAGTACCTGCTAGGCAAGGGAGGCTTTGGACATGTTTACAAAGGAACTCTCTGCGATGGCACTGTTGTAGCAGTCAAGAGACTTAAAGATGGCAGCGCTCTTGGTGGAGAGATTCAATTCCAGACCGAAGTTGAAATGATCAGCCTAGCAGTTCATCGCAACCTTCTCCGGCTTTATGGGTTTTGCATCACACCAACAGAAAGGCTTCTAGTTTACCCATACATGTCCAATGGCAGTGTGGCTTCTCGTCTCAAAGGTACTAAATCAAAGGATAGAACCAACTCGATTAGTCATTTAGAATGTCTGTTATGTTTGGCTAACTTCAAAATCTTATCTATGCTTTTAACAGGGAAACCAGTGTTGGATTGGGGCACTAGGAAACGGATTGCCTTAGGAGCTGCAAGAGGATTGTTATACCTTCATGAGCAGTGTGACCCAAAAATTATCCACAGGGATGTGAAGGCAGCAAATGTACTTCTTGATGACTATTGTGAAGCTGTGGTCGGAGATTTTGATTTGGCAAAGCTTTTGGATCACCAAGATTCACATGTCACCACCGCAGTGAGGGGTACCATAGGGCACATAGCCCCAGAGTATCTTTCTACAGGCCAATCCTCTGATAAAACAGATGTCTTTGGATTTGGTATTCTTCTCCTTGAACTAATCACAGGCCAGACAGCTCTAGAATTTGCCAAGTCCACTAACCAGAAAGGAGCCATACTTGATTGGGTGAGCAAAACATAAATGTGTATGGTTACTGATTAGTACTAAATAGTTAAAGATTAGTCCACTCTTATGTGATTTATATCCGAAATTTATTTGATCACAGGTTAAGAAGCTTCATCAGGAAAAGAAGCTTGAAATGCTAGTGGACAAGGATCTTAACACTAACTATGATCGCATTGAGCTTGAAGAAATGATTCAAGTTGCACTCTTGTGTACTCAGTACCTTCCTGGTCATAGACCCAGAATGTCTGAAGTGGTCAGAATGCTAGAAGGTGATGGACTTGTGGAAAGATGGGAAGCATCTCAAAGAGCAGAATCAACAAAGTCCAAAGCTTACTTTTCATCCTCTGATCGATACTCGGATCTTACTGACGACTCTTCATTATTAGTACAAGCAATGGAACTCTCTGGTCCAAGGTGAACATTTATCCATTTCAAAAGAAAGCATGTCATAGCAAGAAATATAGTTGAAGCTACTAGGTTGTATCACATGAATGTTAAGATTTTTGGCTGTATATTGGTAGTGCATCAGAGGTCTGAAAATTTTGATATTTGCTTCCTACTCCAATTGTACAGATTCTTCAATAAAATGACATTCTTAGATTCAAAATTACTGATTAGTATATTTAACCTTTCATTCTCTTTGTTCACATAGACTCATTTTCTGCTTCTAACTTCACTCTTAATCCACCAAAGAGAAACTCCAGACAGAAGACACGAATTTATTCAGAAACAACATTGTACTAAACCTCAACAAATACATAACTGAGACACTAAAACCAACTTTATGTAATTAGAAAACGATATTAAGATGAATCTGTC of the Fragaria vesca subsp. vesca linkage group LG6, FraVesHawaii_1.0, whole genome shotgun sequence genome contains:
- the LOC101302184 gene encoding protein NSP-INTERACTING KINASE 1-like gives rise to the protein MRMRGVKVALCFVAFVWYWICGNGLLSPKGVNFEVQALMGIKEALEDPHGVLGNWDYDAVDPCSWTMVTCSPENLVVGLGVPSQNLSGTLSPSIGNLTNLQIVLLQNNNITGPIPQEIGKLSKLKTLDVSSNFLTGGIPSSLGHLKSLQYLRLNNNSLSGAFPMSLANMTTLAFLDLSYNNLSGPVPRFAAKTFNIVGNPLICATRSEADCNGMELMPMSMNLNNTQAAVPDRPKSRKMALAFGLSLGCLCMIVLGFGLFIWWRQRCNKQAFFDVKDKHHEEISLGNLKRFHFRELQIATNNFSSKYLLGKGGFGHVYKGTLCDGTVVAVKRLKDGSALGGEIQFQTEVEMISLAVHRNLLRLYGFCITPTERLLVYPYMSNGSVASRLKGKPVLDWGTRKRIALGAARGLLYLHEQCDPKIIHRDVKAANVLLDDYCEAVVGDFDLAKLLDHQDSHVTTAVRGTIGHIAPEYLSTGQSSDKTDVFGFGILLLELITGQTALEFAKSTNQKGAILDWVKKLHQEKKLEMLVDKDLNTNYDRIELEEMIQVALLCTQYLPGHRPRMSEVVRMLEGDGLVERWEASQRAESTKSKAYFSSSDRYSDLTDDSSLLVQAMELSGPR